From Blastochloris viridis, one genomic window encodes:
- a CDS encoding ABC transporter ATP-binding protein — MLTFADVRLGFSDGPVFNRLDLVIAPGKLVALLGRSGCGKTTALRLAAGLIRPDAGRVDIRFRRTAMVFQEPRLLPWASARDNAAFGLAARGVPRRERRARADALLTAFGFTAADLDKRPAQLSGGMQSRVAIARAFAIEPDLVLMDEPFAALDIGLRRDLQDLVRETVDRRGSAVLFVTHDITEAVRLADRILVLSPRPAQVVFDRPSQPIAEPAAIHAQASALFEQPAVRSAMLAR, encoded by the coding sequence ATGCTGACCTTTGCCGATGTCCGCCTCGGCTTCAGCGACGGGCCGGTGTTCAACCGGCTCGACCTCGTCATCGCGCCGGGCAAATTGGTTGCGCTGCTCGGCCGCTCGGGCTGCGGCAAAACCACCGCGCTCAGGCTCGCCGCCGGCCTGATCCGGCCCGACGCCGGCCGGGTGGACATCCGCTTCCGCCGCACCGCGATGGTGTTCCAGGAGCCGCGCCTGCTGCCGTGGGCGAGCGCGCGCGACAACGCCGCGTTCGGCCTCGCCGCGCGCGGCGTGCCGCGCCGGGAGCGCCGTGCCCGCGCCGACGCGCTCCTGACGGCGTTCGGCTTCACCGCAGCCGACCTCGACAAGCGACCGGCGCAACTCTCCGGCGGCATGCAGAGCCGCGTCGCCATCGCCCGCGCCTTCGCCATCGAGCCCGACCTGGTGCTGATGGACGAGCCGTTCGCCGCGCTCGACATCGGGCTTCGCCGCGACCTGCAGGACCTGGTGCGTGAGACCGTCGACCGCCGCGGCAGCGCGGTGCTGTTCGTCACCCATGACATCACCGAGGCGGTCCGGTTGGCCGACCGCATTTTGGTGCTGTCACCGCGGCCGGCGCAGGTGGTGTTCGACCGCCCGTCGCAGCCGATCGCCGAGCCGGCGGCGATCCACGCCCAGGCCTCGGCGTTGTTCGAGCAACCGGCGGTGCGATCGGCGATGCTGGCGCGGTAG
- a CDS encoding HAMP domain-containing methyl-accepting chemotaxis protein, with translation MRVNLKIGQKLGVSAAIGMALVLTLVVVSRISLGKVDDATNSLERAAGLVDKLSDSKIDLRDMRALFYQANIATSVDGVDAAVGEFEKLAPLLSERVAMIAGASALDANRDRLARASTQVNAYLVGWREAVALQRQVVQTQRSFIDTVDTWLKDVAALKATASRMGADASGLVEGIDGHVTEARSGIWRFFATGDEQLKTQVHAGVDAGLRELRQLQAKYPSPQIEAAVSTLTGLAERHRAAFDAVSSAIRQRTAEVSKSAKLRVEATKLVDEALAAASSHAAALNGEVDAAVSSAGTSGIVLGALTVLVMAGSAVFGFVGVGSPIRRIAGVLEQLAAGNKTVAIPFIARGDEIGETARAAQVFKDNLVRMDEMAAEREEAEARADAEKKRAMHQLAASFEGAVGGIIGAVSSAATQLQGAAQTMSAAAEQTNRQSTAVASASEEASTNVQTVASAAEELSASVSEIGRRVSESARIAAEAAKDADATAGKVARLSQAAQKIGDIVGLISTIAGQTNLLALNATIEAARAGDAGRGFAVVASEVKSLADQTAKATAEISAQIEEIQSSTAESATAIGQITETIRRMNEIATTIASAVEQQGAATSEIARNVQQASSGTAEVSSNIVGVTRAASDSSAASSQVLAAAGSLASQSSVLQTEVAQFLRTVRQA, from the coding sequence ATGCGCGTGAATCTCAAGATCGGCCAAAAGCTCGGCGTCAGTGCCGCCATCGGCATGGCGCTGGTGCTCACCCTCGTCGTGGTGTCTCGAATTTCGTTGGGAAAGGTCGACGACGCCACCAATTCGCTCGAACGCGCCGCCGGGCTGGTCGACAAGCTGTCCGACAGCAAGATCGACCTCCGCGATATGAGGGCGCTGTTCTATCAGGCCAATATCGCCACCAGTGTCGATGGCGTCGACGCTGCGGTCGGCGAGTTCGAGAAGCTCGCGCCGCTGCTGTCGGAGCGGGTTGCGATGATCGCGGGCGCCTCCGCGCTGGACGCCAACCGCGACCGGCTGGCGCGGGCCAGCACCCAGGTGAACGCCTATCTGGTCGGATGGCGCGAGGCGGTCGCCTTGCAGCGGCAGGTCGTCCAAACCCAGCGGTCGTTCATCGACACCGTCGACACCTGGCTCAAGGACGTCGCCGCGCTGAAGGCGACCGCCTCTCGCATGGGTGCGGATGCGTCTGGCCTGGTCGAGGGCATCGACGGCCATGTGACGGAGGCGCGCTCGGGCATCTGGCGCTTCTTCGCCACCGGCGACGAACAGCTTAAGACCCAGGTCCATGCCGGCGTCGACGCTGGGCTTCGCGAACTGCGCCAATTGCAGGCGAAGTACCCGTCGCCGCAGATCGAAGCGGCTGTCTCCACCTTGACCGGGCTCGCCGAGCGGCACCGCGCGGCGTTCGATGCGGTCAGCTCGGCGATCCGCCAGCGGACGGCGGAGGTCTCGAAAAGCGCCAAGCTTCGTGTCGAGGCGACGAAACTGGTCGACGAGGCGCTGGCGGCGGCCAGCTCGCACGCGGCTGCGCTCAATGGCGAGGTCGATGCGGCGGTCAGCAGCGCCGGCACGTCCGGCATCGTGCTCGGGGCGCTCACGGTGCTGGTGATGGCGGGCTCGGCGGTGTTCGGCTTCGTCGGCGTCGGCAGCCCGATCCGCCGCATCGCCGGCGTGCTCGAACAGCTCGCGGCAGGAAACAAGACCGTCGCCATCCCGTTCATCGCCCGCGGCGATGAGATCGGCGAGACCGCTCGCGCCGCCCAGGTGTTCAAGGACAATCTGGTTCGCATGGACGAAATGGCAGCCGAGCGCGAGGAGGCGGAGGCCCGCGCCGACGCCGAGAAGAAGCGGGCGATGCACCAGCTGGCCGCCTCGTTCGAGGGCGCGGTCGGCGGCATCATCGGCGCAGTGTCGAGCGCGGCGACCCAGTTGCAGGGTGCGGCGCAGACCATGTCCGCCGCCGCCGAGCAGACCAACCGCCAGTCGACGGCGGTGGCGAGCGCGTCGGAAGAAGCCTCGACCAACGTCCAGACCGTGGCGTCCGCAGCCGAGGAACTGTCGGCGTCGGTGTCGGAGATTGGCCGGCGGGTCAGCGAATCCGCCCGTATCGCCGCCGAGGCCGCCAAGGATGCCGACGCCACTGCCGGCAAAGTCGCCCGGCTGTCGCAGGCGGCGCAGAAGATCGGCGACATCGTCGGGCTGATCTCGACCATCGCCGGCCAGACCAACCTTCTCGCCCTCAACGCCACCATCGAAGCGGCACGGGCGGGCGATGCCGGCCGCGGCTTTGCGGTGGTGGCCTCGGAGGTCAAGTCGCTGGCCGACCAGACCGCCAAGGCCACCGCGGAAATCTCGGCGCAGATCGAGGAGATTCAGTCGTCGACGGCGGAATCGGCCACCGCGATCGGCCAGATCACGGAAACCATCCGCCGGATGAACGAGATCGCCACCACCATCGCCTCGGCGGTGGAGCAGCAGGGTGCCGCCACCAGCGAGATTGCCCGCAACGTCCAGCAGGCGTCGAGCGGCACCGCCGAGGTGTCGAGCAACATCGTCGGGGTGACGCGGGCGGCGTCGGATTCCTCGGCGGCGTCGAGCCAGGTGCTGGCGGCGGCCGGCAGTCTGGCCAGCCAATCGAGCGTCCTGCAGACCGAGGTCGCCCAGTTCCTCCGCACGGTACGCCAAGCCTGA
- a CDS encoding alpha/beta fold hydrolase: MPNFHHDGLDIAYLDQGDGEPIVLVHGFASTKEVNWVYPGWVATLTQAGRRVIALDNRGHGQSGKLYLPDLYGTRLMADDVAALLDHLDLPRADVMGYSMGARITAFLALKRPERVRSAILGGLGIHLVDGVGLPASIAAALEAPTLADVRDRQGRTFRAFAEQTRSDLKALAACIRGSRQTMTEDEARALAVPVLVAVGSTDEVSGSGPALVALIPGAEHLCVPGRDHMHAVGDKAFKAGVLEFLKRRP, translated from the coding sequence ATGCCTAACTTCCATCACGACGGCCTCGACATTGCCTATCTCGACCAGGGTGACGGCGAGCCGATCGTGCTCGTCCACGGCTTCGCTTCCACCAAGGAGGTGAACTGGGTCTATCCCGGCTGGGTGGCGACGCTGACCCAGGCCGGCCGCCGGGTTATCGCGCTCGACAATCGCGGCCACGGCCAGTCCGGCAAGCTCTACCTGCCCGACCTCTACGGCACCCGGCTGATGGCGGACGACGTCGCGGCGCTGCTCGATCACCTCGACCTGCCCCGCGCCGACGTGATGGGCTATTCGATGGGTGCTCGCATCACCGCGTTCCTGGCGCTCAAGCGGCCGGAGCGGGTGCGCTCGGCCATCCTCGGCGGGCTCGGCATCCATCTGGTCGACGGTGTCGGCCTGCCGGCCTCGATCGCCGCGGCGCTGGAGGCCCCGACGCTGGCGGATGTCCGCGACCGCCAGGGCCGCACCTTCCGCGCCTTCGCCGAGCAGACCCGCAGCGATCTCAAGGCGCTCGCCGCCTGCATCCGCGGCTCGCGCCAGACCATGACCGAGGACGAGGCCCGCGCGCTGGCGGTGCCGGTGCTGGTGGCGGTGGGCTCGACCGACGAGGTGTCCGGTTCCGGTCCGGCGCTGGTGGCGCTGATCCCCGGCGCCGAGCATCTTTGCGTCCCCGGCCGCGACCACATGCACGCGGTAGGCGACAAGGCGTTCAAGGCCGGGGTGCTGGAGTTCCTGAAGCGGCGACCGTAA
- a CDS encoding methyl-accepting chemotaxis protein, with product MAEVIGAAKPTLAKLALTIGAKLGISAAVGVILVVAMSLSARFATDDIDAASGALDKSSTIVVGMLQSQTALEQLRVIAADARTATTKDAVDAIAAALDALAASTRERIGVLAQHADSAENRDRIAQALPAVDGYAGKIKEIVAAQGAVIAAGASIHTLDRTWMQALANTRDSFEIADAPDLASAVDRVESGVNDARAAFWRWYATEDATLRVRIVGMFDMATARVRMSENAGTDPSVREAMQTLIATVARYRQALDAAVTAVAQRNAAAAAAQPLRETAGRLITETVAAVEAANSGNTAKVTASIGAAQTSALAFGALAVLVMIGSAVFGVFAIGRPIGKIAAVLERLAGGDRGVTIPFVGRGDEVGETARAAQVFKDNLVRMDEMAAEQKAADLRLQAEKAEATRALADTFERAVGGIIGAVSSAATQLQGAAQTMSAAADQTNQRSVAVASASEEATSNVETVASAAEELAASVSEIGRRVNESARIAAEAAKDADETASKVARLSQAAQKIGDIVGLISTIAGQTNLLALNATIEAARAGDAGRGFAVVASEVKSLADQTAKATAEISAQIEEIQSSTAESATAIGQITEIIRQLNEIATTIASAVEEQGAATTEIARNVQQASSGTAEVSSNIVGVTKAAADSSVASAQVLAAAGNLAQQSGVLKAEVERFIATVRAA from the coding sequence ATGGCCGAGGTCATCGGGGCGGCGAAACCAACGTTGGCGAAGCTGGCGCTGACGATCGGTGCCAAGCTCGGCATCAGCGCGGCCGTCGGGGTGATCCTGGTCGTTGCCATGTCGTTGTCCGCGCGGTTCGCCACCGACGATATCGATGCGGCGTCCGGCGCGCTCGACAAGAGCAGCACCATCGTCGTCGGAATGCTGCAGTCGCAGACTGCGCTGGAACAGCTGCGGGTCATCGCCGCCGATGCCCGCACCGCCACCACCAAGGACGCGGTCGACGCCATCGCCGCCGCACTCGACGCGCTGGCGGCCTCGACGCGCGAGCGGATCGGCGTGCTCGCCCAGCACGCCGACAGCGCCGAAAACCGCGACCGGATCGCCCAGGCATTGCCGGCTGTCGACGGCTACGCCGGCAAGATCAAGGAGATCGTGGCGGCGCAGGGCGCGGTCATCGCGGCCGGCGCGTCGATCCATACCCTCGACCGCACCTGGATGCAGGCGCTGGCGAACACGCGCGACTCGTTCGAGATCGCGGATGCGCCCGACCTCGCCAGCGCGGTCGACCGTGTCGAAAGCGGCGTCAACGATGCACGCGCTGCGTTCTGGCGGTGGTATGCCACCGAGGATGCCACGCTGCGCGTGCGCATCGTCGGCATGTTCGACATGGCGACGGCGCGGGTGCGGATGTCGGAGAATGCCGGCACCGACCCCAGCGTCCGCGAGGCGATGCAGACCTTGATCGCCACGGTTGCGCGGTACCGTCAGGCGCTCGATGCCGCGGTGACCGCGGTGGCGCAGCGCAACGCGGCGGCGGCGGCGGCGCAGCCGCTGCGCGAGACTGCCGGCCGGCTGATCACCGAGACCGTGGCCGCGGTCGAGGCGGCCAACAGCGGCAACACCGCGAAGGTCACCGCATCCATCGGAGCGGCGCAGACGAGTGCACTGGCATTCGGCGCGCTGGCGGTGCTGGTGATGATCGGCTCGGCGGTGTTCGGCGTGTTCGCCATCGGGCGTCCGATCGGCAAGATTGCCGCCGTGCTCGAACGCCTGGCTGGCGGTGACCGTGGCGTCACCATCCCGTTCGTGGGGCGCGGCGACGAGGTCGGCGAAACCGCCCGTGCCGCACAGGTATTCAAGGACAATCTGGTTCGCATGGACGAGATGGCAGCCGAGCAGAAGGCCGCCGACCTCCGCCTTCAAGCCGAGAAGGCCGAGGCGACGCGGGCGCTGGCCGACACCTTCGAGCGTGCGGTCGGCGGCATCATCGGCGCGGTGTCGAGCGCGGCGACCCAGTTGCAGGGCGCAGCGCAGACCATGTCGGCGGCGGCCGACCAGACCAACCAGCGTTCGGTTGCCGTGGCGAGCGCCTCGGAGGAGGCGACGTCGAACGTCGAGACGGTGGCCTCGGCGGCGGAGGAGCTGGCGGCGTCGGTGTCGGAGATCGGCCGGCGGGTCAACGAATCCGCCCGCATCGCCGCCGAGGCCGCCAAGGACGCCGACGAAACCGCGAGCAAGGTCGCCCGGCTGTCGCAGGCGGCGCAGAAGATCGGCGATATCGTCGGGCTGATCTCGACCATCGCCGGCCAGACCAACCTCTTGGCGCTCAACGCTACCATCGAGGCGGCCCGAGCGGGCGACGCCGGCCGCGGCTTCGCGGTGGTGGCCTCGGAGGTCAAGTCTCTGGCCGACCAGACCGCCAAGGCCACCGCGGAAATCTCGGCGCAGATCGAGGAGATCCAGTCCTCGACCGCGGAATCAGCCACCGCGATCGGCCAGATCACCGAGATCATTCGCCAGTTGAACGAGATCGCCACCACCATCGCCTCGGCGGTGGAGGAGCAGGGTGCCGCGACGACCGAAATTGCCCGCAACGTCCAGCAGGCCTCGAGCGGCACGGCGGAGGTGTCGAGCAACATCGTCGGGGTGACCAAGGCGGCGGCCGACTCCTCGGTGGCCTCCGCTCAGGTGCTGGCGGCGGCCGGCAACCTCGCCCAGCAGTCCGGCGTGCTCAAGGCCGAGGTCGAGCGCTTCATTGCCACGGTGCGGGCGGCGTGA
- a CDS encoding FAD-dependent monooxygenase, with protein MIAGAGVGGLAAAVGLADAGFAVSVIERAPQVTEIGAGIQLTPNATAALARLGLLDRVAAVAVEPRAMVIRNGRSGHEILRMPLGSTVARRFGRPWLVVHRADLIAALAAAVAATPAIKITLGTTVEAFALNPEGVTVSLVTGRERREETAAALIGADGLWSMVRRGAGDARAPVVSGRTAWRTTIPSESLPPELAGLDSGLWLGPDAHLVHYPIRRGSACNIVAVVRDETAVTIKPSEAGGSSWSGVGDPEVLIRRFERWAAPARALIEQPATWLTWRLADRPPLTAWGRGAQTLLGDAAHPMLPFLAQGAAMAIEDAVVLTQAMAAQPGNLPAALRAYEAIRRPRTARVQKEARINSLAYHLAGPAALARDVVLQTRGPAGLLSRYRWLYGWRPD; from the coding sequence ATGATCGCCGGCGCCGGCGTCGGCGGACTGGCAGCCGCCGTGGGACTGGCCGACGCCGGCTTTGCCGTTTCGGTGATCGAGCGCGCGCCGCAGGTCACCGAGATCGGCGCCGGCATCCAGCTCACGCCCAACGCGACTGCGGCGCTGGCGCGCCTCGGCCTGCTCGACCGCGTCGCCGCGGTCGCGGTCGAGCCGCGCGCAATGGTGATCCGCAACGGCCGCTCGGGACACGAGATCCTTCGTATGCCGCTGGGCTCGACGGTGGCGCGGCGGTTCGGCCGCCCGTGGCTGGTGGTCCACCGTGCCGATTTGATCGCCGCGCTCGCTGCGGCCGTCGCTGCGACGCCCGCCATCAAGATCACGCTCGGCACCACGGTGGAGGCGTTCGCGCTGAACCCTGAGGGCGTTACCGTCTCGCTCGTGACCGGCCGGGAGCGCCGCGAGGAGACCGCCGCCGCCCTGATCGGCGCCGATGGCCTTTGGTCGATGGTCAGGCGCGGCGCCGGCGACGCGCGGGCCCCGGTCGTCAGCGGACGCACGGCGTGGCGCACCACCATTCCGTCCGAGAGCCTTCCGCCCGAACTTGCCGGGCTCGATTCCGGGCTGTGGCTCGGCCCGGACGCCCATCTCGTGCACTATCCCATCCGCCGCGGCAGCGCCTGCAACATCGTTGCGGTCGTTCGCGACGAGACTGCCGTGACCATCAAGCCGAGCGAGGCTGGCGGCTCGTCCTGGAGCGGCGTCGGCGACCCCGAGGTCCTGATCCGCCGCTTCGAGCGCTGGGCCGCCCCGGCGCGGGCCCTGATCGAGCAGCCCGCGACCTGGCTGACCTGGCGGCTGGCCGACCGTCCGCCGCTGACGGCGTGGGGCCGCGGCGCACAGACCCTGCTCGGCGACGCCGCCCACCCGATGCTGCCGTTCCTCGCCCAGGGCGCGGCGATGGCGATCGAGGATGCCGTGGTGCTGACCCAGGCCATGGCGGCACAGCCCGGCAACTTGCCGGCGGCGCTGCGGGCCTACGAGGCCATCCGCCGGCCCCGCACGGCGCGGGTGCAAAAGGAGGCGCGCATCAACAGCCTCGCGTACCACCTGGCCGGGCCAGCGGCGTTGGCGCGCGACGTGGTGTTGCAGACGCGCGGGCCGGCCGGGCTGCTCAGCCGCTATCGCTGGCTGTACGGCTGGCGTCCGGATTGA
- a CDS encoding enoyl-CoA hydratase — MSESLPSPTEKLTARVEGQIGWLILDNPARRNALTLAMWQAVPKLVAALERHRDVRVIVVRGAGDGPFASGADISEFETVRATAAGARAYEAVNGEAFDALCHAAKPTIAMIRGFCLGGGLGLALATDLRIAGASAEFGIPAGRLGVGYPPGAMAQVVAALGPMRAKELFFTARRVKADEALALGLLTRVVDDTTLEADVTQAAELIAGNAPLTLKAAKAAINAAAGLGTADAGTLGALADACFDSADYAEGRTAFLEKRPPLFKGA; from the coding sequence ATGTCTGAGAGCCTGCCCTCGCCGACCGAGAAGCTGACGGCCCGCGTCGAGGGCCAGATCGGCTGGCTCATCCTCGACAACCCCGCCCGCCGCAACGCCCTGACGCTCGCGATGTGGCAGGCGGTGCCGAAGTTGGTGGCGGCGCTTGAGCGTCACCGCGACGTGCGGGTGATCGTGGTGCGCGGCGCGGGCGATGGCCCGTTCGCCTCCGGCGCCGACATCTCCGAGTTCGAAACCGTCCGCGCCACCGCCGCTGGCGCCCGCGCCTACGAAGCCGTCAATGGCGAGGCATTCGACGCGCTGTGCCACGCCGCCAAGCCCACCATCGCGATGATCCGCGGCTTCTGCCTCGGCGGCGGTCTCGGGCTGGCGCTGGCCACCGACCTGCGCATCGCCGGGGCGAGCGCCGAATTCGGCATTCCCGCCGGCCGCCTCGGCGTCGGCTACCCCCCCGGCGCCATGGCGCAGGTGGTGGCCGCGCTGGGGCCGATGCGCGCCAAGGAATTGTTTTTCACCGCCCGCCGGGTCAAGGCCGACGAAGCATTGGCGCTCGGGCTGCTGACACGGGTGGTCGACGACACGACGCTTGAAGCCGACGTCACCCAGGCCGCGGAACTGATCGCCGGCAACGCACCGCTGACGCTGAAGGCCGCGAAGGCCGCCATCAACGCCGCGGCCGGCCTCGGCACCGCCGACGCCGGGACGCTTGGTGCGCTGGCGGACGCCTGCTTCGACAGCGCCGACTATGCCGAGGGCCGCACCGCATTCCTGGAAAAGCGCCCGCCGCTGTTCAAGGGGGCGTGA
- a CDS encoding zinc-finger domain-containing protein: protein MAGHIVPHFHNGPGVPVIEVGAKEFMCIGAPPPNDHPHVFLDMGGESEIICSYCSTLYRFDPALRSGEARPADCVWQYAPADAA from the coding sequence ATGGCTGGCCACATTGTTCCCCATTTCCATAACGGTCCCGGCGTGCCGGTGATCGAGGTCGGCGCCAAGGAATTCATGTGCATCGGCGCGCCGCCGCCCAACGATCACCCCCACGTTTTCCTCGACATGGGCGGCGAGAGCGAGATCATCTGCTCCTATTGCTCGACGCTGTACCGGTTCGATCCGGCGCTGCGCAGCGGCGAGGCGCGGCCGGCGGACTGCGTCTGGCAGTACGCCCCGGCCGATGCGGCGTGA
- the cysE gene encoding serine O-acetyltransferase: MPHRSFRRAVPPLPNADPVWDRLRREAEAVIDADPVLAAFVMTSVLNHDTLEAAVAHRLAARLDHADVSDELIRHAYAEALDADPSIGAAFRSDIMAVADRDPATTRFIEAVLYYKGFHAIQTHRLAHWLWTVGRRDFALYLQSRSSSVFQCDIHPAAQIGRGIFLDHATGLVVGATAVIEDDVSMLHSVTLGGTGKERGDRHPKVRRGVMIGAGAKILGNIEIGHCARIAAGSVVLKDVPHNTTVAGVPARVVGDAGCSEPSRLMDQMLDALTARSGRQREIG, from the coding sequence ATGCCCCATCGCTCGTTTCGTCGCGCCGTTCCTCCTCTGCCCAATGCCGATCCGGTGTGGGACCGGCTGCGACGGGAAGCCGAAGCCGTGATCGATGCCGACCCGGTGCTGGCGGCGTTCGTGATGACGAGCGTCCTCAATCACGACACGCTGGAGGCGGCGGTGGCGCACCGGCTCGCGGCGCGGCTCGACCATGCCGATGTGTCGGACGAACTGATCCGCCATGCCTATGCCGAGGCGCTCGACGCCGATCCGTCGATCGGCGCGGCATTCCGTTCCGACATCATGGCGGTGGCCGACCGCGACCCGGCGACGACGCGGTTCATCGAGGCGGTGCTTTATTACAAGGGCTTCCACGCCATCCAGACCCACCGGCTGGCGCATTGGCTGTGGACGGTTGGCCGGCGCGATTTCGCGCTGTACCTGCAAAGCCGGTCGTCGTCGGTGTTCCAGTGCGACATCCACCCGGCGGCACAGATCGGCCGCGGCATCTTTCTCGACCACGCCACCGGCCTGGTGGTCGGCGCCACCGCAGTGATCGAGGACGACGTCTCCATGCTGCATTCGGTGACGCTGGGCGGCACCGGCAAGGAGCGCGGCGACCGTCATCCCAAGGTGCGCCGCGGCGTGATGATCGGCGCCGGCGCCAAGATCCTCGGCAATATCGAGATCGGCCACTGCGCCCGCATCGCCGCCGGATCGGTGGTGCTGAAGGACGTGCCGCACAACACCACCGTTGCCGGCGTGCCAGCGCGCGTGGTGGGCGACGCCGGCTGTTCCGAGCCGTCACGGCTGATGGACCAGATGCTGGACGCCCTGACCGCCAGGTCGGGCCGGCAGCGCGAAATCGGCTGA
- a CDS encoding ABC transporter permease → MTPLLRLASGAAGLAALVLAWDAGHRALGPLVLPAPSETFDTLLRLIASGAAWPALRVTAADALGGWLAGALLGASLGVAGGLVPPLGAALRPVTTVVLGVPPIAWVVLALLWFGPTGLSAGFTVLVTVLPIVFAGAFQGIQARSPALGEMARAFGAPPLLKLRALIVPQLLDHLLPALATALAFAWKVAVMAEVLGGGTGIGGEIATARAHLDLAETLAWVVLAVMLMLACDATLLAPIRRRTRGA, encoded by the coding sequence ATGACCCCCCTCCTCCGCCTCGCCTCAGGTGCCGCCGGGCTCGCCGCCCTGGTGCTGGCGTGGGATGCCGGCCACCGCGCGCTGGGGCCGCTGGTGTTGCCGGCACCGTCCGAAACGTTCGACACCCTGCTTCGGCTCATCGCGTCCGGCGCTGCGTGGCCGGCGCTGCGCGTGACCGCCGCCGACGCGCTCGGCGGCTGGCTCGCCGGCGCGCTGCTCGGCGCCAGCCTCGGCGTCGCCGGCGGCCTCGTCCCGCCGCTCGGCGCCGCGTTGCGGCCGGTGACCACGGTGGTGCTGGGAGTGCCGCCGATCGCCTGGGTGGTGCTGGCGCTGTTGTGGTTCGGGCCGACCGGCCTCAGCGCCGGCTTCACCGTTTTGGTCACGGTACTGCCGATCGTGTTCGCCGGCGCCTTCCAGGGCATCCAGGCCCGCAGCCCCGCGCTCGGCGAGATGGCGCGCGCCTTCGGCGCACCCCCTTTGCTTAAGCTCCGGGCGCTGATCGTGCCGCAATTGCTCGATCATCTGCTGCCGGCGCTCGCCACCGCGCTCGCGTTCGCCTGGAAGGTGGCGGTGATGGCGGAGGTGCTGGGCGGCGGCACCGGCATCGGCGGCGAAATCGCCACCGCCCGCGCCCATCTCGACCTCGCCGAGACCTTGGCCTGGGTGGTGTTGGCGGTGATGCTGATGCTCGCGTGCGACGCCACCTTGCTGGCGCCGATCCGGCGCCGGACGCGGGGGGCGTGA
- a CDS encoding ISAs1 family transposase, giving the protein MEPAEPDFAALGEALVFLDYFKDMPDPRQRGKVMYSLEEVLLLCLLAVLAGAETFVDIARFGETKLDLLRRFRTFLHGTPSHDHLGDILATLDAAQFQRCFVAWVAAVTGAPADVIAIDGKTLRRSAKRDAKAAVHMVSAFAARQRLVLGQVKVADKSNEIVAIPQLLSLLSIEGAIVTIDAMGCQRAIAAQILAQKADYVLALKGNQGSLREDVELFAAEQKANGFKDTAISRHHSVDGDHGRIETRTTTVMHDVAWLRDRHDWPGLTSVVMVESMREIGAKCEQETRFYIASLASPADQLGPVIRSHWAVENSLHWIMDMVFRDDDCRVRTDHAPANFTTLKHMALNLIRKAPGKDSLRLKRKVAAWDDDFLASLLAA; this is encoded by the coding sequence ATGGAGCCAGCGGAACCGGACTTTGCCGCGCTTGGGGAAGCTCTTGTTTTCCTGGACTATTTCAAGGACATGCCCGACCCGCGCCAGCGCGGCAAGGTGATGTACTCGCTGGAGGAGGTGCTGCTGCTGTGCCTGCTGGCGGTGCTGGCCGGCGCCGAGACCTTCGTCGACATCGCAAGGTTCGGCGAGACGAAGCTCGACCTGCTGCGCCGGTTCCGCACGTTTCTCCATGGCACCCCCTCGCACGACCACCTCGGCGACATCCTCGCCACCCTCGATGCTGCGCAGTTCCAGCGTTGCTTCGTCGCCTGGGTGGCGGCGGTGACCGGGGCGCCCGCAGACGTGATCGCCATCGACGGCAAGACGCTGCGCCGCTCGGCTAAGAGGGACGCCAAGGCGGCGGTCCACATGGTGTCCGCCTTCGCGGCGCGCCAGCGCCTGGTGCTCGGCCAGGTCAAGGTGGCCGACAAGTCGAACGAGATCGTCGCCATCCCCCAACTGCTCTCCCTGCTGTCGATCGAGGGCGCCATCGTCACCATCGACGCCATGGGCTGCCAGCGCGCCATCGCCGCGCAAATCCTCGCCCAGAAGGCCGACTATGTGCTGGCCCTGAAAGGCAACCAGGGCAGCTTGCGAGAGGACGTCGAGCTGTTCGCCGCCGAGCAGAAAGCCAATGGTTTCAAGGACACAGCGATCAGCCGCCATCACAGCGTCGATGGCGATCACGGCCGCATCGAGACCCGCACCACCACGGTGATGCACGACGTGGCTTGGCTCCGAGACCGTCACGATTGGCCCGGCCTGACCAGTGTCGTCATGGTCGAAAGCATGCGCGAGATCGGCGCCAAGTGCGAGCAGGAGACCCGCTTCTACATCGCCTCGCTGGCGTCCCCGGCCGACCAGCTCGGACCCGTCATCCGCAGCCATTGGGCGGTGGAGAACAGCCTGCATTGGATCATGGACATGGTGTTCCGCGATGACGACTGCCGCGTCCGCACCGATCACGCCCCCGCCAATTTCACCACCCTCAAGCACATGGCCCTCAATCTCATCCGCAAGGCCCCGGGCAAGGATTCTCTCCGCCTCAAGCGAAAAGTCGCCGCCTGGGACGACGACTTCCTCGCAAGTCTCCTGGCAGCGTGA